A single window of Sparus aurata chromosome 22, fSpaAur1.1, whole genome shotgun sequence DNA harbors:
- the LOC115573860 gene encoding mucin-5AC-like has protein sequence MELSKAAGYAVFLLVMYYILENQDSTQSQSLPLEDLTSVKASHIHTREKRAATSNSSDYELQVVVNISDLQRIQAFLNNLSLPFQINSTVEITSIETTTVCSSNTTGYQCRCEQSFAWSFNNCITHGACDAIVGDTCGCINALPADGQYCQPNTSQTEPTPSPTPPNDPVDIDLVLELRVPVSSVPSDFINLFRQNVNDSLLPFSITQSLKVVSLNFTTGCYPNSTGGLQCECEENFAWSCDTCNNFTVCSNATGPTCGCINGLPSDGQFCEPITDVIPCPTTTPEPTPSTPPSTTPQSDPVDIDLVLELRVPVSSVPSGFINLFRQTVNGFPLPFSITQSLKVVSLNFTTGCYPNSTGGLQCECEENFAWSCDTCNNFSVCSNATGPTCGCINGLPSDGQFCEPITDVIPCPTTTPEPTPSTTPSTTPSTTPSTTPSTTPSTTPSTTPSTTPSTTPPSDPVDIDLVLELRVPVSSVPSGFINLFRQNVNDSLLPFSITQSLKVVSLNFTTGCYPNSTGGLQCECEENFAWSCDTCNNFSVCSNATGPTCGCINGLPSDGQFCEPITDVIPCPTTTPEPTPSTTPSTTPSTTPSTTPPSDPVDIDLVLELRVPVSSVPSGFINLFRQNVNDSLLPFSITQSLKVVSLNFTTGCYPNSTGGLQCECEENFAWSCDTCNNFTVCSNATGPTCGCINGLPSDGQFCEPITDVIPCPTTTPEPTPSTTPSTTPSTTPSTTPSTTPSTTPSTTPSTPPSTPPSTPSTISYHQHHQPHHQQHHRAV, from the exons ATGGAATTATCAAAGGCAGCTGGATACGCTGTATTTCTTCTGGTTATGTACTACATCCTGGAGAATCAGGACTCCACCCAGTCTCAGAGTTTACCCCTCGag GATCTGACGAGTGTGAAAGCATCACACATTCATACCAGAGAAAAAAGAGCAG CTACCTCAAATTCCTCTGACTATGAACTCCAGGTGGTTGTTAACATCTCTGACCTGCAGCGCATCCAGGCGTTCTTGAACAATCTTAGTCTGCCGTTTCAGATCAACAGCACTGTTGAAATCACCAGCATTGAAACCACAACAG TGTGTTCATCAAACACGACTGGATACCAGTGCAGATGTGAGCAGAGCTTTGCTTGGTCGTTTAACAACTGCATTACCCACGGAGCCTGTGACGCCATCGTCGGTGACACGTGTGGATGCATTAATGCCCTTCCAGCTGACGGCCAGTACTGTCAGCCAAACACCAGTCAAACAG agCCAACACCGTCACCTACACCACCAAATG ACCCGGTGGACATTGATTTAGTCCTTGAGCTGCGTGTTCCTGTCTCCAGTGTGCCATCAGATTTCATTAATCTGTTCAGGCAAAATGTGAATGATTCCCTGTTGCCCTTCTCCATCACGCAGTCTTTAAAAGTAGTGAGCTTAAATTTCACCACAG GGTGCTACCCAAACTCCACTGGAGGActgcagtgtgagtgtgaagAGAACTTTGCTTGGTCATGTGACACGTGTAACAACTTCACTGTGTGCAGCAATGCCACCGGACCAACCTGTGGCTGCATAAATGGACTTCCTTCTGATGGACAGTTCTGTGAACCAATCACAG ATGTGATTCCATGTCCAACCACAACTCCAG AGccaacaccatcaacaccaccatCAACAACACCACAGAGCG ACCCGGTGGACATTGATTTAGTCCTTGAGCTGCGTGTTCCTGTCTCCAGTGTGCCATCAGGTTTCATTAATCTGTTCAGGCAAACTGTGAATGGTTTCCCGTTGCCCTTCTCCATCACACAGTCTTTAAAAGTAGTGAGCTTAAATTTCACCACAG GGTGCTACCCAAACTCCACTGGAGGActgcagtgtgagtgtgaagAGAACTTTGCTTGGTCATGTGACACATGTAACAACTTCAGTGTGTGCAGCAATGCCACCGGACCAACCTGTGGCTGCATAAATGGACTTCCTTCTGATGGACAGTTCTGTGAACCAATCACAG ATGTGATTCCATGTCCCACCACAACTCCAG agcCAACACCATCAACCACACCATCAACCACACCATCAACCACACCATCAACAACACCATCAACAACACCATCAACAACACCATCAACCACACCATCAACAACACCATCAACAACACCACCGAGCG ACCCGGTGGACATTGATTTAGTCCTTGAGCTGCGTGTTCCTGTCTCCAGTGTGCCATCAGGTTTCATTAATCTGTTCAGGCAAAATGTGAATGATTCCCTGTTGCCCTTCTCCATCACGCAGTCTTTAAAAGTAGTGAGCTTAAATTTCACCACAG GGTGCTACCCAAACTCCACTGGAGGActgcagtgtgagtgtgaagAGAACTTTGCTTGGTCATGTGACACGTGTAACAACTTCAGTGTGTGCAGCAATGCCACCGGACCAACCTGTGGCTGCATAAATGGACTTCCTTCTGATGGACAGTTCTGTGAACCAATCACAG ATGTGATTCCATGTCCAACCACAACTCCAG agcCAACACCATCAACCACACCATCAACAACACCATCAACAACACCATCAACAACACCACCGAGCG ACCCGGTGGACATTGATTTAGTCCTTGAGCTGCGTGTTCCTGTCTCCAGTGTGCCATCAGGTTTCATTAATCTGTTCAGGCAAAATGTGAATGATTCCCTGTTGCCCTTCTCCATCACGCAGTCTTTAAAAGTAGTGAGCTTAAATTTCACCACAG GGTGCTACCCAAACTCCACTGGAGGActgcagtgtgagtgtgaagAGAACTTTGCTTGGTCATGTGACACGTGTAACAACTTCACTGTGTGCAGCAATGCCACCGGACCAACCTGTGGCTGCATAAATGGACTTCCTTCTGATGGACAGTTCTGTGAACCAATCACAG ATGTGATTCCATGTCCCACCACAACTCCAG agcCAACACCATCAACCACACCATCAACAACACCATCAACAACACCATCAACCACACCATCAACAACACCATCAACCACACCATCAacaacaccatcaacaccaccatcaacaccaccatcaacaccatcaaCCATCAGTTACCATCAACACCATCAACCACACCATCAACAACACCACCGAGCGGTATGA